The Elusimicrobiota bacterium genome has a window encoding:
- a CDS encoding radical SAM protein codes for MVESIVARQKREGRLTPAAEFPKVVLIDTVSHCNLRCSMCVHPRMRRKKGIMPWPLFTKLIDEIAREDKGARVWLVFFGEALILKNRKPGIFEMIAYAKAAGLRDVVINSNANLLDDRAARRLIESGLDAVYIGLDAFSAETYSRLRVGGDYRKTVDNVLNLLRLKRELRAKKPDVFVQFVEMPENRAERPAFVRFWKRHGATVKIRPMVSWAGEIRAGNLVLGNDQRWPCYWAMRTLSVTDSGKVVLCAVDLDAQYIAGDARRRSLKEIWNGKLARLREHHLRGRWSKLPKLCADCRDWQSARADYYSGSR; via the coding sequence ATGGTTGAGAGCATCGTCGCCCGACAGAAGCGCGAGGGCCGCCTGACCCCGGCCGCTGAGTTCCCGAAGGTCGTCCTCATCGACACGGTCAGCCACTGCAACCTCCGCTGCTCCATGTGCGTGCACCCGCGCATGCGCCGCAAGAAGGGGATCATGCCCTGGCCCCTCTTCACCAAGCTCATCGACGAGATCGCGCGCGAAGACAAGGGCGCACGGGTCTGGCTGGTCTTTTTCGGCGAGGCGCTCATCCTGAAGAACCGCAAGCCCGGCATCTTCGAGATGATCGCCTACGCCAAGGCGGCGGGGCTGCGCGACGTGGTCATCAATTCCAACGCCAACCTGCTCGACGACCGGGCGGCCCGCCGCCTCATCGAGTCCGGTCTCGACGCCGTCTACATCGGGCTCGACGCGTTCTCCGCCGAGACCTATTCCCGCCTGCGCGTCGGCGGAGATTACCGGAAGACCGTGGACAACGTGCTGAACCTGCTCAGGCTCAAACGGGAGCTCCGGGCGAAAAAGCCGGACGTGTTCGTGCAATTCGTGGAGATGCCCGAGAACCGCGCCGAGAGACCCGCCTTCGTGCGCTTCTGGAAGCGGCACGGGGCGACCGTCAAGATCCGCCCGATGGTGAGTTGGGCCGGGGAGATCCGCGCCGGGAACCTCGTCCTGGGCAACGACCAGCGCTGGCCCTGCTATTGGGCCATGCGCACGCTGTCCGTCACCGATTCCGGGAAGGTCGTTCTCTGCGCGGTGGATCTGGACGCGCAATACATCGCAGGGGACGCTCGCCGACGCTCCCTCAAGGAGATCTGGAACGGGAAGCTCGCGCGCCTCCGGGAGCATCACCTCCGGGGCCGGTGGAGCAAGCTGCCCAAGCTTTGCGCGGACTGTCGCGACTGGCAGTCCGCCCGCGCCGACTATTACTCCGGAAGCCGCTGA